The proteins below are encoded in one region of Kogia breviceps isolate mKogBre1 chromosome 8, mKogBre1 haplotype 1, whole genome shotgun sequence:
- the SNAPC4 gene encoding snRNA-activating protein complex subunit 4 isoform X3, whose amino-acid sequence MLKESEYRRRSGSWKGSWIPALRVSTWTSRSQVSTRILMQEGERWGEASNDEDDPREKALPEDPETCLQLNMVYQEVIREKLAEVSLLLAQNREQQEEVMWALVGCKGPKVKDSRNLPSSLYMGHFMKPYFKDKVTGVGPPANEDTRERAAQGIKAFEELLVTKWKTWEKVLLRKSVVSNRLQRLLQPKLLKLEYLQQKQSGTTSEAERQLLEKQAREAEKEVQDIHQLPEEALLGGRLDEHDWEKISNVNFEGSRGAQEIRRFWQNCEHPSINKQEWGAREVGRLQAVAAARGHLDWQKIAEELGTCRSAFQCLQKYQQHSPALKRREWTEEEDRVLSRLVQEMRVGNHIPYRRIVYYMEGRDSMQLIYRWTKSLDPSLKKGLWAPEEDAKLLQAVAKYGEQDWFKIREEVPGRSDAQCRDRYLRRLHFGLKKGRWNSQEEEKLVELIEKYGVGHWAKIASELPHRTGSQCLSKWKIMVRKRQRRRRGRRPPRRVRWSSSSGDSGTASGDVSTTSEDSEPEAALGALTGGQALLPAQHVVPDVDLWVPVRQSAGELWGGGAGRWPGPCDACPCPRPREGSDAAPGGRWEAGGTASAPAEPAGRAQAPSGTQSASLRGVRCPCSTDARPSRSAGPARQKELRRPHLRGAAPGAGGGSGGARPCVRPLWHRTGQRRQEHALQRRLLEHQLLTAVSPWVGEVVPPRAPRRPAVAHSRADGIRRRLQGARLASTPVFTLFIQLFQIDTAGCMEVVRERKAQPPTLLQAGARDSPLLQVPSSAQSTPGCLLQSVPAQGAARKSPCPVGSGGPQAGHAESTPRAPPQAPCGPRPKPKTVSELLREKRLREARARKAAQGPVVLPSQVLVSSPVVFQPLASQGPPVSGALLSGPGGPVAAASSALGSWASATEERPLTLQAFALAPASTGALKAPAAPAASGAPGLGPGQVPVSCRPGSLGQSQAPATSRKQGVPEAPPFLPAAPSPVQLPVQPLSLTPALGAHTAAGTSLPVTWVLTAQGLLSVPVQAVVGLPRPTGTPDPQGLSVTLLPSPTATQAGQGPRLLGQGHPWQPPTNTDTESDPASRTELLTLPTHPTSQSPAEVDTAHGPGGLSPGEARAAEGTSVPRTSSQATALADDSEAEPPGTTSGPGEPRRPLGPEGPPPPWPRPEKSAVDLGLLSQEGEEAVREWLRGWQGVHVPPLGSRLSYQPPTLCSLRALSGLLLRKKALEHRASSLVPGGAAGALQASLGRVRERLRDSPAYLLLRVRFTAAFALPALLATLSPRGVPTTLSVATRYRPESDSDDSSLGELELVGGQPGGSAGGARTAATPAQGAPHPGQPSAPSCPDGPDDLDVLQTRRARHARKRRRLD is encoded by the exons ATGCTGAAAGAGTCAGAATATCGGAGGAGATCAGGGAGTTGGAAAGGATCCTGGATCCCAGCTCTTCGAGTATCAACGTGGACATCTCGGAGTCAAGTCTCGACTCGGATTCTGATGCAG gaaggagaaaggtggggggaggccaGCAATGATGAAGACGACCCCAGGGAGAAGGCACTCCCTGAAGACCCAGAGACTTGCCTACAGCTGAACATGGTCTACCAGGAGGTCATCCGGGAGAAGCTGGCGGAGGTCAGCCTGCTGCTGGCCCAGAACCGGGAGCAGCAG GAGGAAGTCATGTGGGCACTGGTGGGGTGCAAGGGCCCCAAGGTGAAGGACAGCAGGAACCTGCCCTCGAGTCTGTACATGGGGCACTTCATGAAGCCCTACTTCAAGGACAAGGTCACCGGCGTG GGGCCTCCTGCCAACGAAGACACGCGGGAGAGGGCCGCCCAGGGCATCAAGGCTTTCGAGGAGCTCCTGGTGACCAAGT GGAAGACCTGGGAGAAGGTCCTGCTCAGAAAGTCAGTGGTGAGCAACCGCCTGCAGCGCCTGCTGCAGCCCAAGTTACTCAA GCTCGAGTATTTGCAGCAGAAACAGAGCGGCACCACGAGTGAGGCAGAGAGGCAGCTCCTGGAGAAGCAGGCcagggaggctgagaaggaggtGCAGGACATCCA TCAGCTCCCCGAGGAGGCCCTGCTGGGGGGCCGGCTGGACGAGCACGACTGGGAGAAGATCTCCAACGTCAAC TTCGAGGGCAGCCGCGGCGCGCAGGAGATCCGCAGGTTCTGGCAGAACTGCGAACACCCGAGCATCAACAAGCAGGAGTGGGGCGCGCGGGAGGTGGGCCGGCTGCAGGCCGTCGCGGCCGCGCGCGGCCACCTGGACTGGCAGAAGATCGCCGAGGAGCTGGGG ACCTGCCGCAGCGCCTTCCAGTGCCTGCAGAAGTACCAGCAGCACAGCCCGGCCCTGAAGCGCAGGGAGTGGACGGAGGaggaggaccgcgtgctcagccGGCTCGTGCAGGAGATGCGCGTCGGCAACCACATCCCCTACCGGAGGA TCGTCTACTACATGGAGGGGAGGGACTCCATGCAGCTCATCTACCGCTGGACCAAGAGCCTGGACCCCAGCCTGAAGAAAGGTCTCTGGGCGCCAGAGGAAGACGCG AAGTTGCTCCAGGCGGTCGCCAAGTACGGGGAGCAGGATTGGTTTAAAATCCGGGAAGAGGTGCCAGGTAGGAGCGATGCCCAGTGCCGCGATCG GTATCTCAGAAGGTTACATTTTGGCTTGAAAAAGGGACGATGGAATTCCCAAGAAGAGGAAAAGTTAGTtgaattaatagaaaaatatggtgtcg GTCACTGGGCAAAAATAGCCTCTGAACTACCCCATCGGACGGGTTCCCAGTGCCTAAGCAAGTGGAAAATCATGGTCAGG AAGCGGCAGCGGCGCAGGCGGGGTCGGCGGCCCCCTCGCCGGGTGCGGTGGAGCTCCAGCAGCGGGGACAGCGGCACCGCCAGCGGGGACGTCAGCACCACCAGCGAGGACTCGGAGCCAGAGGCAGCCCTGGGGGCCCTGACAGGTGGCCAGGCGCTGCTGCCGGCACAGCATGTGGTGCCTGACGTGGACCTGTGGGTTCCCGTCCGGCAGAGCGCCGGAGAGCTatggggagggggggcggggcgCTGGCCCGGACCCTGTGatgcctgcccctgcccccgccctcGCGAGGGCTCCGATGCGGCCCCGGGTGGCCGCTGGGAAGCTGGCGGCACGGCCTCAGCCCCAGCAGAGCCAGCAGGCCGGGCGCAGGCCCCCTCCGGGACCCAGAGCGCCAGCCTGAGAGGCGTCAGATGCCCGTGCTCGACGGATGCTCGCCCCTCGCGCTCCGCGGGGCCGGCGCGCCAG AAGGAGCTGAGGCGGCCGCACCTGCGCGGCGCTGCCCCTGGTGCTGGTGGGGGCAGTGGCGGAGCCAGGCCCTGTGTGCGGCCGCTGTGGCACAGGACCGGGCAGCGGCGCCAGGAACATGCCCTGCAGAGGAGGCTCCTTGAGCACCAGCTTCTGACGGCCGTGAGCCCGTGGGTGGGCGAGGTCGTCCCGCCACGCGCTCCCCGGAGGCCCGCCGTGGCGCACAGTCGAG CTGACGGCATCAGGAGGCGGCTGCAGGGCGCCCGCCTGGCCAGCACCCCGGTGTTCACCCTCTTCATTCAG TTGTTCCAGATCGACACAGCTGGCTGCATGGAGGTCGTTCGGGAGAGGAAGGCCCAGCCGCCCACCCTGCTCCAGGCTGGTGCCCGGGACTCGCCGCTGCTGCAG GTGCCCTCGAGCGCCCAGAGCACCCCAG GCTGCCTCCTCCAGAGTGTGCCGGCCCAAGGAGCTGCGAGGAAGAGCCCCTGCCCCGTGGGGAGCGGAGGCCCGCAGGCCGGCCACGCGGAGTCCACGCCGCGGGCACCCCCACAGGCTCCGTGCGGACCCCGGCCCAAGCCCAAAACTGTGTCTGAGCTGCTTCGGGAGAAGCGGCTGCGGGAGGCCCGAGCCAGGAAGGCTGCCCAGGGCCCTGTGGTCCTCCCGTCCCAGGTGCTGGTCTCCTCGCCTGTGGTCTTCCAGCCGCTGGCCTCCCAGGGCCCCCCAGTCTCTGGTGCCTTGCTGTCTGGGCCTGGGGGCCCTGTAGCAGCCGCTTCAAGTGCATTAGGCTCTTGGGCCTCAGCCACGGAGGAGAGACCCCTGACGCTGCAAGCCTTTGCCCTCGCTCCAGCCTCCACAGGAGCCTTGAAGGCCCCGGCTGCCCCTGCTGCCTCCGGGGCCCCGGGTCTGGGCCCTGGCCAGGTGCCTGTGAGCTGCCGGCCAGGCAGTCTCGGACAGTCTCAGGCCCCTGCCACGTCCCGGAAGCAGGGCGTGCCCGAGGCACCACCCTTtctccctgcagcccccagccctgtTCAGCTGCCTGTCCAGCCCCTCAGCCTGACACCAGCTCTGGGCGCACACACGGCAGCCGGCACCTCTCTGCCTGTCACCTGGGTGCTCACAGCCCAGGGCCTGCTCTCTGTGCCTGTGCAGGCGGTGGTGGGCCTTCCGAGGCCAACAGGGACTCCTGACCCCCAAGGGCTATCGGTGACTCTGCTGCCCTCCCCGACTGCGACTCAGGCAGGCCAGGGCCCCAGGCTCCTTGGGCAGGGCCACCCTTGGCAGCCCCCAACCAACACGGACACAGAATCGGACCCTGCCTCCAGGACAGAGCTCTTGACCCTGCCGACGCACCCCACGTCCCAGAGCCCTGCGGAGGTGGACACGGCCCATGGCCCTGGGGGACTCTCCCCTGGAGAGGCCCGAGCGGCTGAGGGGACATCTGTACCCAGGACATCCTCCCAGGCTACAGCCCTGGCTGACGACTCTGAAGCGGAGCCCCCAGGGACCACCTCAGGGCCAGGGGAGCCCAGGAGGCCGTTGGGCCCGGAGGGGCCGCCCCCACCCTGGCCCAGGCCTGAGAAGAGTGCTGTGGACTTGGGCCTCCTCTCGCAGGAGGGCGAGGAAGCTGTGCGGGAGTGGCTGAGGGGGTGGCAAGGGGTGCATGTGCCCCCCCTGGGCAGCAGGCTGTCCTACCAGCCGCCCACGCTGTGCAGCCTGCGGGCACTGTCTGGCCTCCTGCTCCGCAAGAAGGCCTTGGAGCACAGAGCCAGCTCCCTGGTGCCCGGCGGGGCAGCCGGAGCCCTGCAGGCCTCGCTGGGGCGGGTGCGCGAGCGGCTCCGGGACAGCCCGGCCTACCTGCTGCTGAGGGTGCGCTTCACGGCGGCGTTCGCCCTCCCCGCGCTCCTGGCCACCCTGTCCCCCCGCGGCGTCCCCACCACCCTGTCGGTGGCCACGAGGTACCGCCCCGAGAGTGACAGTGACGACAGCAGCCTGGGGGAGCTAGAGCTGGTCGGCGGGCAGCCAGGGGGCTCGGCCGGCGGTGCCCGGACGGCCGCCACGCCCGCTCAG GGAGCGCCGCACCCCGGACAGccctctgccccctcctgccCGGACGGTCCTGATGATCTTGACGTGCTCCAGACGCGGCGCGCCCGGCACGCCCGGAAGCGGAGGAGGCTGGATTGA